The genomic interval GCGGACCAGCCCCTCGCGGCGAGCCGGCCCGCCGAGTCGGGGCGCGGGCCCGGGTCGAAGAGGCCCAGCAGGTCGATGCCGATCTGTTCACGCGTCGCCGTGTAGATCGCGCTGTCCCGGTACGCCATGAGGTCCGCCTCCAGCTTCGCCTCGAAGGCCAGGGCGCTCCCCTCGGTGGCCAGCAGGTCCACGGTGTCCACGAGATACGTCTCGGCCGGGCCCGGCAGGTAGAACAACAGCCCCTCCGCCAGCCAGATGCTCGGCGCCGCCGGGTCGAAGCCCGAAGCGGTCAGCGCGGTGACCCAGTCGTCGCGCAGGTCGACCGGGATCGGCACCCGCTTCACCTTCGGCGCGGCCGACAGGCCCGCGAGGACCTGGTGCTTGAAGGCCAGCACGCCCGCCCGGTCGACCTCGAAGAACACACAGTCCGACGGCCAGTCCAGCCGGAACGCCCGGGTGTCCAGCCCGGCCCCCAGCAGCACCACCTGGCGGGCGCCCGTCAGCACCGACCGTACGACGAAGTCGTCCAGGACCCGCGTCCGCAGCCCGAAGTAGCGGGCGAACCGGCCCCACAACGCGTTCTCGTCCCCGTCGGGCACCTCCTCGATCCGCACCGGCCACCCGTCGCAGGCCGGCGCGGCCCGCACGAAGTGCTCGGCGTAGACGTCGCGGGCCAGGCTGTCGCCGCGACGGGTCTCGATCGCCCGGGCGGCGGCGACCAGGAGGGCGGTCAGCCCCACACCCCCGCCCACGCCCCCCGCAGCCAGCTCCTCGGACGTCGTACCGCATACCTCGTTCATCGGCTTCTTCCCTCCGGAATCAGGACGGGTTTGACCACCCGGCCCGCTTCGCAGTCGCGTTCGGCCTCGTTGATCTCGGCCAGGGGATAGGTACGGATCAGCTGGTCGAAGGGGAACCGCCCGGCCCGCCACAGCTGCGTGAGTACGGGGATCAGCAGCGCCGGCACCGCGTCCCCCTCGCAGATGTGGCGGACGCTCCGGCCCCGGTCCAGCGTCCCCGGCTCCAGCGCCAGGGCGGTGTGCAGCCGCGCCACCAGCCCCAGCGTCCCGGTCGGGCGCAGCGCCAGGAGCGCGTCGTTGATCAGCGCCGGCGACGCCGTCGTGTCCAGCGCGTACCGCGCGCCGCCGTCCGTCAGCCCGCGGACGCGCTCCGGCAGCCCGGCCGCGTCGGCGGACAGCGGGACGGCGCCGAACCGCTCGGCGAGCTCCAGCCGCTGCGGCAGCCGGTCCACCGCCACGACCGGCACACCGGCCGCCCGCGCCGCCATGACCGCGGCGAGCCCTACCGCCCCGGCACCGAGGACCACCAGCGGGTCGCCGGGACCGGCGCGGAAGGTGTTCAGCACCGCCCCGGCCCCGGTGAGGAAGCCGCAGCCGAGCGGCCCGAGCAGTTCGACGGGCAGCGCGGGATCGACGCGGACGGCGTTGCGGGCGGACACGAGCGCGTAATCGGCGAACGAGGACTGGCCGAACCACCGGGGTGCCAGCGCCTTCCCGTCCGCGTCGCCGAGCCGGGACGGCTCCCGCGCACGTCCGCCGAAGAGGTTGAGGGCGGCGAAGGAGTCGCAGTACGCGGGGGCCGCGCCCCGGCAGTTCCGGCAGTGCCCGCAGGAGTCGAAGCTCAGCACCACAGGGTCGCCGACGCGGATCTCCGTACCGGGCCCGCCGCCCGACCCCACGACGACCCCGGCCCCCTCGTGACCGAGGACCGCCGGCAGCGGGCTGCGCCCGGCCGACCGGCGCACCGCGAGGTCGGTCCGGCACATCCCGGCGCCCGCGATCTCCACCAGCAGCTCACCGGCGGCGGGCTCGGTGTGCAGGACGACGTCCTCGACCGCGAACGGCTCCTCGTACGCGCGCAGCACCGCCGCCCGGAATCTCCTGGTCACGGCGCCTCCGGGCAGTGGACGACGAACGGCCGCAGATTTCCGTACAGCCCCCACGGCCCGCCCGCGACGCCGACCCCGCTGTCCTTGATCCCGGCGAACGGCTGGGCGAGCGACAGTTCGGCGTGATGGTTGATCCAGGCCGTGCCGCACTCCAGCCGGTCCGCCACCGCCTCCGCCCGGTCGAGATCAGTGCCCCAGACGGAGCCGCCGAGGCCGAAGCCCGTGCCGTTGGCCGCGGCGACCGCCTCGTCGACGCTCCCGTACGGCAGCACCGGCAGGACCGGCCCGAACTGCTCCTCGGTCACCACCGCGCTGTCCGGCGGCACATCGGTGAGGACCGTCGGCGCGAAGAAGTGGCCGGGCCTGTCCAGCCGGTGGCCGCCGGCCGCGGCCCGGGCGCCGTCGGCCAGGGCCCGTGCGGTCAGCTCCGCCACCCGGGCCAGCTGCGGGGCGTTGTTGACCGGACCGATGCGGGTGTCCGGGTCCAGACCGCTGCCCACCGCGACGGACTTCGCCCGCAGGGCCAGCGCCTCGACCACCTCCGCGTGCAGCCGGGCGGGGGCGTACACCCGCTTGACCGCCATGCAGACCTGCCCGCAGTTGCGGAACGCGGCCCAGAACAGCCGGTCCGCGACCCCCTCCACATCGACGTCGTCCAGCAGGACGGCCGCGTCGTTCCCGCCCAGTTCCAGGGTGACCCGGGCGAGGGAGGCCGCCGCCCCCTCGGCGACCGCCCGCCCGGTGGGCACCGAACCGGTGAAGGTGACGTGCCGGATGCCCGGATGCGAGGCGAGGCGCGCCCCGAGGGGTTCGCGCCCGGTGACCACGGTCAGCACGTCCTCGGGCAGGACGGCCGCCAGCACGGACCCCAGCAGCCGGGTGGCCAGGGGGGTGTACGGGGACGGTTTGAGGACCACGGTGTTGCCCGCCGCGAGCGCGGGCGCGAACTTCGCCGCCGCCAGTTGCAGCGGGAAGTTCCACGGCACGATCGCGGCCACCGGCCCGACGGGACGCCAGCGGACCTCGCTGCGCACGGGCCGCCCGTCGCCGATCCGCCGCGTCCTCGGGGCCAGGTCCGCGAAGTACCGCAGCCGGGCCGCCGTGCGGGCGACCTCGGCGTACGACTCGGCCAGCGGCTTGCCCTGCTCCCGGGTGAGCAGCCGCGCCAGCCCGTCACCGGCCGCCTCCACGGCGTCGGCCGCGCCGCTCAGCGCGTGCGTCCGGGCGGCGGCGTCGGCCCGCCACCCGGCCCAGGCCCGGTGCGCCCGGCCGACCACCGCGTCCAGCTCGTCCGGCCGCATGTCGGGGGCCTCGCCGCAGGTCTCCCCGGTGGCCGGGTCGGTCACGGAGATCCCGCGCCCCGCCTCGTCGGAGGTCCGCATCCGGCGGTCAGCCCGCGAGGGTGACGCCGGCCGCGAACTCCCGGGCGTGCCGGTCCATCTCCGCCCGGAACGCCGCCACCAGATGCGGCTGAATCCTTCCGGCATTGCGGTCACCGCCCTCGCAGACCGCCCCGCGCACCCCCACGATGTCCGTGCCGATCCGGGTCAGCGTCGCGAGGTCCGCCTGCTTCACGCTGCCCGCGAGGGCCGCGAGCAGCCCGGAGGCGTGGGCGAGACCGACGAACTCCGCGCAGACGTCCGGCGGTACGTGGTCGAACAGCCGGGAGCCGTCCTTGATCGCCGTGTCGAGCATGGCCGCGTCGGCACCGGACCGGGCCGCGATGTCGGGGAGGGCGAGCGGATTGACGCATCCGACGCGGTGGGCGTCGGCATACCCGGAGGCGACGACCAGCGCCTCCGGACGGTAGTCCTTCACCGCCCGGACGACGGCCCGCATGACGTCGATGCCCTGGTCGGGCGTCGTGCACCCGTAGAGCCCGACCTTGATGTACGTGGCCCCGGAGACGACGGCCCCGAGCGCCGCCTGCGCCACCGTGCCGGGCTTGTACGGGACGTCGCCCACGGTCGCGGACACCGGCTTGCCGGCCGGGACCGCCTCCCGGATCTCCCTGATCACCCAGGGGAAGTTGGCGCCGAGCGACCCCTCGTCGGGCTTCTTCACATCGACGATGTCGAGATACTCCGCCGCCTTCGCACAGTCGACGGCTTCCTCGACGCTGTCCGGAGAGATGAGAAGCAACACCTTGGGCTCCTTCCGCCGCAGGGGTGCGGATCACCAGGTTGACCTGCGGTGCGCTCATCATTTCCGCCGCCCAGGGGCCCCGGTAGAGCGCGCGGGACCCCCTGGGAGCACAGCGCCCGCGCGCAATGCGCCGCACACCCCGGCGCAGGGGAGCACCGTGGGATCATGCGGGGATGAGCAGTGACCTGGAAGTGAGCGCCTTGGCCGTCAACATCACGATCCC from Streptomyces drozdowiczii carries:
- a CDS encoding class I SAM-dependent methyltransferase, with amino-acid sequence MNEVCGTTSEELAAGGVGGGVGLTALLVAAARAIETRRGDSLARDVYAEHFVRAAPACDGWPVRIEEVPDGDENALWGRFARYFGLRTRVLDDFVVRSVLTGARQVVLLGAGLDTRAFRLDWPSDCVFFEVDRAGVLAFKHQVLAGLSAAPKVKRVPIPVDLRDDWVTALTASGFDPAAPSIWLAEGLLFYLPGPAETYLVDTVDLLATEGSALAFEAKLEADLMAYRDSAIYTATREQIGIDLLGLFDPGPRPDSAGRLAARGWSASTHTPFEFTRRHGRGPLPEPNDALEGNRWVFAYRRRT
- a CDS encoding NAD(P)-dependent alcohol dehydrogenase, which produces MTRRFRAAVLRAYEEPFAVEDVVLHTEPAAGELLVEIAGAGMCRTDLAVRRSAGRSPLPAVLGHEGAGVVVGSGGGPGTEIRVGDPVVLSFDSCGHCRNCRGAAPAYCDSFAALNLFGGRAREPSRLGDADGKALAPRWFGQSSFADYALVSARNAVRVDPALPVELLGPLGCGFLTGAGAVLNTFRAGPGDPLVVLGAGAVGLAAVMAARAAGVPVVAVDRLPQRLELAERFGAVPLSADAAGLPERVRGLTDGGARYALDTTASPALINDALLALRPTGTLGLVARLHTALALEPGTLDRGRSVRHICEGDAVPALLIPVLTQLWRAGRFPFDQLIRTYPLAEINEAERDCEAGRVVKPVLIPEGRSR
- a CDS encoding aldehyde dehydrogenase family protein yields the protein MRTSDEAGRGISVTDPATGETCGEAPDMRPDELDAVVGRAHRAWAGWRADAAARTHALSGAADAVEAAGDGLARLLTREQGKPLAESYAEVARTAARLRYFADLAPRTRRIGDGRPVRSEVRWRPVGPVAAIVPWNFPLQLAAAKFAPALAAGNTVVLKPSPYTPLATRLLGSVLAAVLPEDVLTVVTGREPLGARLASHPGIRHVTFTGSVPTGRAVAEGAAASLARVTLELGGNDAAVLLDDVDVEGVADRLFWAAFRNCGQVCMAVKRVYAPARLHAEVVEALALRAKSVAVGSGLDPDTRIGPVNNAPQLARVAELTARALADGARAAAGGHRLDRPGHFFAPTVLTDVPPDSAVVTEEQFGPVLPVLPYGSVDEAVAAANGTGFGLGGSVWGTDLDRAEAVADRLECGTAWINHHAELSLAQPFAGIKDSGVGVAGGPWGLYGNLRPFVVHCPEAP
- a CDS encoding (5-formylfuran-3-yl)methyl phosphate synthase yields the protein MLLLISPDSVEEAVDCAKAAEYLDIVDVKKPDEGSLGANFPWVIREIREAVPAGKPVSATVGDVPYKPGTVAQAALGAVVSGATYIKVGLYGCTTPDQGIDVMRAVVRAVKDYRPEALVVASGYADAHRVGCVNPLALPDIAARSGADAAMLDTAIKDGSRLFDHVPPDVCAEFVGLAHASGLLAALAGSVKQADLATLTRIGTDIVGVRGAVCEGGDRNAGRIQPHLVAAFRAEMDRHAREFAAGVTLAG